tggactgtgggagaaaccggagcacccggaggaaacccacgcgaaggcagggagaacatgcaaactccacacagaaatgctaactgagccgaggttcgaaccagcaacccagcgaccttcttgctgtgaggaaacagcactacctactgcgccactgcctcgccttaaattatttattttttacatttaataaaaaaaaaattcttatgcTTTCTAGATAATATTGCAGTATGTtgtgtttgactgtttgtaaAAAGGCCTTTTAacctttgttttaaaaaatgctggtcggtgctctttgggtacgGGATTCATCTAAACAACAAcagaaatcagtccaaggcactcgaaaaaatgtgaaacatctaaaaagcctttatttacaTGGCTAGATCTTAAAAAACCAACGCGTTTCGGCAGggaactgccttcatcagggtaacagcgGCCACGTGCATCAAGAGTCTCTTGAGTACTACCGTCACATGACTCATCCAAACATCTCAACAacactcaaataatttaacaaacaagGTCAGCTATTATCATTAATTTGGCATAGATGTATTGATTGAGCGCTTCTATCTATGCCAAATTAATGATAATAGCTGTCCTtctttgttaaattatttgagtaTTGTTGAATGTTTGGATGCATCATGTGACGgtagtactcaagagtagtactCTAGACGCACCTGACCACTGTTACTTTGATGAAGTCAGTTCTCTTCTGAAACGGGGAGGTTTTTTAAGATTTACTGTAGCCATGTGAATTAAGGCTTTTTAGATTTTCCACATTGTTCGAGTGCCTTGGTctgatttttgttaatgtttattttatgtttcagatatttaaataaatactagcATGGTTTCAAAAATACATGCTGATGTATTTTATAAGAAATGGTTCTTTCACACTTTTTAGGTTACTAGAATGTTTACACTATACTTGTACCGGTTTAACAGCCACTTACTTTCATGTGTTTCGGGAAAAGTTGATTCACTAACATTCAGTAAACCAAACAGTTCTGTCTCTCCAATACAGAGCAGACTCATAGATCAATAGCCAACATAGTGCAATTAATAAGTTCATTATGAATTAATATTAGACTAAATACAGTACATGTTCTTACAAATATTTGAGATACACACAATAAGTCTGTTTTTACAGAAGGAGgaaaaatgaaactaaaaataatatatgcaTAGTGGGCTGAGGTTTGTCACATGATAATATTGACATGTTACCAAGGAAGCTTTAAAGCAACACATTCTAAATAAGGGTCAAAAACATGAGTATGTGTAACTTTTGTGTAAAAGGGTTAATGTAGTTAATGTACTAGTTATCTATGTAACTTCAAGGGAGGCAAGACAAAGATATCAAAACTAGATGGATATATGAGGTACTTTGATGTTTCATACATGatgttttaaacattatttttttgaatctctggcactacccttcctacacttcaagaactgtactctttcacagtgagtaaaagggctcgcaaaatcacttTGGATGCCTtacacccagcacactacctgttcaaACTGTTGCCGTCTGGTTTGCGCTTCAGAgtaccaagcacaaaaacagccagacacaggaaaagtttctttcctcaggccatctacctcatgaacagttaaatattccccTACTGTTCAATAAacgtgcaatactttctcatacgcatCCGTACACAGCatcttataacctgtatatttataacaaatctgtacatacaattcaacatccagatttcttgactaactgcatctctgtttaatgcatttcttttttcCATATTCATTTTGTGTTGACATTTGTCACATTATGTACACtagaagcttctgtagccaaaacaaattccttctgtgtgtgaagcacacttggcaataaaactgattcttaTTCTAATTATTACATTGTTATCCCACAAAAAAGTTTGTCGCCTTTGGTAGCTTTGCATTCATCCCATTTCCTCCTCTTTCAGCACCCTTTGTGTAACTTCATTTAAAGTTAGTTCTATTTATTCTGTACATGCTGTTTGTAGATCATTTCGTCAGTTGTGAAGAAACAGAAGTAATAAAATAGTCCAATGGCGGTGGTCTTTGGGGGTATCTGCACTTTCTTTTTGAAATGCTAATGATTAATGCTGTTTCagcaaatttttatatttttcaatatagTTAAAAATTGTCCAGCAAGACCTTTTTTTCTCAGTTATCAAGTTGAGCCTATTTTCAGGTGCTTCATAATATCATTGAGCCTGCTGAAGCTATGTTATGGTAGCAAAGTCTCGTGATTATTAACCCAGAATGAGAGTAGAGTTTCTAGCTGTAGCTGCCTGTAACGTTTTTCCATCGGATTTAGCACACAATGTGACCACAGAATAGTCAAGTTTTAAATAGAATATTTATctaagctcttttttttttttttttaagaaagatgctaatggtctaatctttAACCAATCGTTAACCAACTTTAACCAACccatacttaaaacaatactgcctacagctATGGATACACATATTcgtgtacatatcgctgtcaacactgccaatatatatatatattttttgggagtatgctgttttattttgccctgtcgttgtatttgcactgtcgttgtatttgcactgtctgtattttgcactgtcgttgtatttgcactgtctgtcttttgcactgtcattgtatttgctctgtctgtattttgcactgtcgttgtatttgcactgtcgttgtatttgcactgtctgtattttgcactgtagttgtatttgcactgtctgtattttgtactgtctgtattttgccctgtcgttgtatttgcaccgtcgttgtatttgcactgtctgtattttgcactgtcgttgtatttgcaccgTCTGTATTtagcactgtcgttgtatttgcaccgtctgtattttgcactgtcgttgtatttgcactgtctgtattttgcactgtcgttgtatttgcaccgtctgtattttgcactgtcgttgtatttgcaccgtctgtattttgcactgtcgttgtatttgcactgtctgtattttgcactgtcgttgtatttgcaccgtctgtattttgcactgtcgttgtatttgcaccgtctgtattttgcactgtcgttgtatttgcactgtctgtattttgcactgtcgttgtatttgcactgtcgttgtatttgcactgtctgtcttttgcactgtcgttgtatttgcactgtctgtattttgcactgtcgttgtatttgcgctgtctgtattttgcactgtcgttgtatttgcactgtcgttgtatttgcactgtctgtcttttgcactgtcgttgtatttgcactgtctgtattttgtactgtctgtcttttgcactgtcgttgtatttgcactgtctgtattttgtactgtcgttgtatttgcactgtcgttgtatttgcactgtctgtcttttgcactgtcgttgtatttgcactgtctgtattttgtactgtctgtattttgcactgtcgttgtatattttgtatttgtatttttgtatttttttttttaagaaagatgctaatggtctaatctttAACCAATCGTTAACCAACTTTAACCAACccatacttaaaacaatactgcctacagctATGGATACACATATTcgtgtacatatcgctgtcaacactgccaatatatatatattttttttgggagtatgctgttttattttgccctgtcgttgtatttgcactgtcgttgtatttgcaccgtctgtattttgcactgtcgttgtatttgcactgtctgtattttgcactgtcgttgtatttgcactgtcgttgtatttgcactgtctgtcttttgcactgtcgttgtatttgcactgtctgtattttgcactgtcgttgtatttgcactgtctgtattttgcactgtctatattttgcactgtcgttgtatttgcaccgtctgtattttgcactgtcgttgtatttgcactgtctgtattttgcactgtcgttgtatttgcactgtcgttgtatttgcactgtctgtcttttgcactgtcgttgtatttgcactgtctgtattttgtactgtctgtattttgcactgtcgttgtatttgcactgtctgtattttgtactgtccgtattttgcactgtcgttgtatttgcactgtctggagctgGCACCTAAGCTTTTGCcgcacgtgctgctgatgatgtgacaataaaagtgatttgatttgatctgattcaatgatctatgctaagctaagctaaaagtacttcTGCCAGACCCAAAAATTGTGTGAAATCCATTGtgtgaatggattcaaaaatattaaaactcaactgtttaattcTAGAACGGTTGTGAAGCcaatttacaaacaaaaaaaaaaatcaaagcatttcttttaaaatgaacTTAGATTCATTGTGTGTTTTTGTACCGTTTTCACAAGTGTTTCAGTTTTCAGTCAAcatacagaaatatatattttactgtaaactaAACTTCAGTCTTTAAAACATGAAccaatgtaaatgtatttttgaactgaagctgcttttatttacagtaatcaCTGTTTTTCCAATTACTGTGTCAGTCTACGGTCATCTTATGCTAACTGCTCGCCTAGACATTCAGCAAAGCTGCAAAGAGACCAGAACAGCCACCAGTATGCTCATCTGAACTCCAGTCACCAGCCAAAGTGAACAGGACAGCGAAAAAAAAAACCCCAGCTCAGATCCTGCCTTTGTTCTTACCTGAGCGGAACTTATTGCGGATGAGCAGTGACCTCTCAGACGCCAGCAAGGTCATAATGAAGAGACCGCAGAGGAAGAAGTGGAGGGGGCTTTAAAAGATACGTCTTCCTCCTGCAGAGCAGATACTTGTGATGATTTCTTACGCCCGTTCCTCTCCCTGCACAGAGAAAGAAAGGAAAGGAGAGTCATAGGAGGCCTGAACTTATCAGAGCTGCTATCAGGAACACAGGCAACTGGTGTAGTCTGTGAGTGACTGACAGAAACAGGAGGAATCAGAAGTCTGACAGCATCACAGCTTTGACAGTAAACAGCTTTGCTTAATAAAAACCCCACAGATCTCCAACATGCTTTTAACAGTAAGTCAGGCTATTAAGCTTCAAAAAGGAAGTGGTCCATTTCAAGTATTTTAATGCCAAACAATAGCTGTGTGTGAAACTGAACATTTGCTCGTCATTCAAGAAAACATTGACAATGGCATGTGAAATAGAGAAGTAGAGACCTGTAAACAAATCATTCTATTGAGGCACACTTTTTTAATACGTTCTTTTTTTCCTGTGTGTGAATGATTGGTTTTTGAGTTCAGTTCACAGTGAATTgaataacaaacaacaaaacagtgtccgagagagcttaacatgctgcaatttaaaaaaaaaaacgtgcaatTACAAAGAAATTGCCAACAAATTGAGAAAATACtttcatctgtttgacagcaccCATGCTGCAAATACTCACAACAaacctcacaacgcaaacaaattaataaaacacgctGCATGTTCTTACAATTCAAAcaaataaaacgcactgcattttctcacaacacaaacaaactaataaaacgtgctgcattttcttacaacgcaaacaaataaaacgcgctgcattttttaacaacacaaacaaaaataaaaaactgctctgacatttttttacaacgcaaacaaattaataaaacaagctgcattttttcacaatgcAATCAAATAAGACGCGTTGCATtctctcacaacacaaacaaattaataaaacgcactgtattttcttacaacacaaacaaaaataattaaacacgctacattatttctaaaacgcaaacaaataaaattgcactggcatttttttacaacacaaacaaattaataaaacatgctgcttttgtcacacaacgcaaacaaattaataaaaagggCTGTATTTTCTAAAACGCAGACAAATacaacgtgctgcattttctcacaacacaaacaaaaataataaaactgcgctggcattttttcacaacacaaacaaattaataaaacgtacTGCATTATCTCACAGCGCAAAAAGATCgaaacacaacggaaatgtttcaaggagactTAAAAACTTGACGAACACCGCTGTGCCATAACTTTTGTTCAGTGATAAAGAAGGCGATCTTAGAAAGgggaattttttgtttgttttattttaatatctcgATTCCCTtgtctttagtatttattagcctTAGTAACCATAACTTAAATAGCATGGGTCTGTCCTGTTTTAtggtctccttgaaacatttccgttgtgttgtgagaaaatgtagcgcgttttattaatttgtttgcgttgtgtgaaaatgcagcactttttttaaatgtgtttgtgttttgaggatttgcagcatgtgtgctatcaaacggatgaagatcttttctcaatttgatggcatttttttataattgcatGCGTTTTCTTAAAtcgcagcacattaagctctctcggaCACCATACAATTAACTTTTTTGGTCCATTACTGAAACAGACTTTAAATATGGGGTATCTGACAACCTTCTTGAAACTTTCGAAACTTTCATATATAACTTTTtgatatataaaaattttaaattgctatttcacaaataaaaaagaaatcatcaCTTATTTATCCTTATGTTGTCCCAAAACCACaaggtttttgtttatttttgaagaCCACTCAAACCACTTAgttcaatttaaatacatttatgatgtcttttaataaattgaaaaaaaacttcTAATGGAAATAACTAGATTCTCctgtttcattaaaatattcattcaagactcttaataataaacattattttctgGTCAATGTACGACCTTTAAAATCCACTTAATTTTTCCGTTACACGAAAGATGTTCTTCAAACTAAGAATTAAAATGATCCCTTAAAAGAGATCC
This sequence is a window from Danio rerio strain Tuebingen ecotype United States chromosome 16, GRCz12tu, whole genome shotgun sequence. Protein-coding genes within it:
- the LOC141378342 gene encoding uncharacterized protein → MTIIESDQIKSLLLSHHQQHVRQKLRCQLQTVQIQRQCKIRTVQNTDSANTTTVQNTDSTKYRQCKYNDSAKDRQCKYNDSANTTTVQNTDSANTTTVQNTDGANTTTVQNIDSAKYRQCKYNDSAKYRQCKYNDSAKDRQCKYNDSANTTTVQNTDSANTTTVQNTDDSTKYRQCKYNDSAKDRQCKYNDSANTTTVQNTDSANTTTVQKTDSTKYRQCKYNDSAKDRQCKYNDSANTTTVQNTDSANTTTVQNTDSANTTTVQKTDSANTTTVQIQRQCKIQTVQIQRQCKIQTVQIQRQCKIQTVQIQRQCKIQTVQIQRQCKIQTVQIQRQCKIQTVQIQRQCKIQTVQIQRQCKIQTVQIQRQC